The sequence below is a genomic window from bacterium 336/3.
CCCGCAAAAAATGCCCTTGTTATTACCAATATTGATGATACTGAGAATATTCATTGGGATACTTTACACACATTATCATCCACATCTGAAACAGCTCTTTTGGATTCAATGGCTCAAAATTTTATTAAGCAATGGCAAATACAAGGTATGACTTTAGGAGTTGTAAAAGATGGTAAATTGGTTTATGCTAAAGGTTTTGGCTATGCAGAAAAAGAACGAAATCTGAAAACACGCCCTCATCATCTTTTCAGGATAGCAAGTGCCTCAAAGCTTGTAACGGCTGTTGCTGTTATGAAACTTGTAGAAGAAAACAAACTTAGTTTAGAAAGTAAAATTTTTGGTGAAGAAGGTATTCTCAAAAAATACAACCATTGGATTGCAGACCCTATTTTACATAAAGTTACTGTAAGACATTTACTTACACATACAGGAGGCTGGCGTAATTATTTACGAACAGACCCTATGTTTGTGCCAGTATTGGTTGCTCAAGCCATGAAAGTGCCTTCACCCATCAAATTTGAAGAAACTATTCATTTTATGCTTTCGCAAAAAGGTCATTTTGAACCTGGGGCTTTTTATGACTACTCTAATTTTGGCTATTGTTTATTAGGAACTGTGATTGAAGAGATTACACAAATGCCTTATGAAGATTTTGTTAGAATAAAAGTTCTAAGTCCTATTGGAGCAGACAGAATGAGAATTGGTAAAAACAGATATAAAGAGCGTTTTGCAAACGAAGTACGCTATTATGAAGCAGAAGGTACACCCTTAAATATTTCTATATACAATCCAACAGACTCTGCATCAAGAATTTATGAAGGCAACAACACAGAAGCTTTGGGTGCTGCTGGAGGGTGGATAGCAAGTTCGGTGGATATGCTTCGCTTAGTCTGTGCTATTGATGGTTTTGATACAAAACAAGATATTTTGAGTAGCTCAAGCATCTCAGAAATGACACATTTTAACCCAAAGGACAGTTTAAAACAAAATCATCATCCGTTAGGCTGGAAACAAATTACAGCAGAAAAATGGTGGCGAACAGGCAATCTTTCTAGTACCAATATATCCCTTACTCGCCGAAATGATGGTTACTCATGGGTACTTATCACCAATACAGGTTCTTGGAGGGCTTCTTTTTTTCCTTATGAAATGGAAGGTATGATGAATCGAGCTATTCAAAAAATTAAATTTCCCGATCACGATTTATTTAAAGTCATTGATAATCAGAAACTACAACCTTAATTTGTTGTAGTTCTTTTTTTTTATTTAATTGGTTGGAAATTAAAATATCTTATGTTTCTAAAATTACAAAATCAAACCACATCCAAAGCTTTTAAAGCTGTTGTATTTATACAAATTATTGCTTTTTTAAATATCCTTTTAACAAAAGATTTTTTAATTCTTCTAGGAATAGGAAGCTATATTGCTGAAATCATTGCAGAAGTTATTTTTCTTTCTTTTTCAACCCTGTATGTATTCTATACATATTTGATGATTAGGCTTTTTACCAAAAACCCCATCACACTTAATACAATAATTATATGTTTTATTATTGGTTTGGTAATGGGTACCATTGTTGAGAATCCTTTTATTGATTTAAAAATAGCAGGTAAAAAATATTATATTTTGGCTGTCCATATTTGTTATTCTGTGGGTACTATTACCATTATTTATCATACCATCTTAGAAATTTTTCAAGAGGAAATGACCACTATTGAAAGGTTGTGGGGTTCAGCTTGTGTATATTTTATGATTGCTTGGGCATTTGGAGGTCTTTATGATATTGTCTGTATCTTCGACCCCAAAGCTCTTGGATTTTCACATCAACTCAATTTATCCAGTTATTTGGAGTCCATTGCTTATAGCATCAGTATTTTAGGAAACTTCAATCCATTATATGACAATACGAGCCTATTAATCAGTCGTTTAGCCGTTATTGAAGCTGTTTGGGCTCATTTATTTGTGGTTTTGGTAGTGGGTAGGTTATTAGCTAAATAGACTTATCCTTTTGGCAATACAAACCTAAATATAGAGCCCACACTCTCAGTGCTTTCTGCCCATATTTTACCTTTATTTTTTTCTATCATTTCTTTACAAAGTAATAAGCCTAAGCCTGTACCTTTCTCACCAATTGTACCATGTGTGGTAATATGTACTTCTTGTTTAAAAAGTTTTGAAAATGTTTCTGAACTCATGCCAATTCCTGTATCTTGAATAGCAATTTCCCAAGAATCATCATTTTCTTTTGCATATACAAAGACCTCTCCTCCGTTTGACGTAAATTTTAGAGCATTGCTAATGAGATTTCTAAAAACCAGGTTGATAAGTTGTTCATCAGCCCAGACTTGTACAGCTTCAGGAAGTTTATTTTTGAGAGTGATATTTTTATTTTTTGCAATTTCTTCCAGAAAGTTGAAATTTTCTTTTACTAAAGCATTTATTTCAACTTTTTGGGGTCTAGCTTCAATGCCTTGCATTTGATTATTTGCCCAAACCAGCAAATTATTGAGTGTGAAATGAACATGTTCTACTCCACTTTTTAGTTTTCCTGAAAATAAAATAAATTCTTCTGGACTGATATTTCTATTCTCCAAAAGACTTAACAGTCCCTTGAGAGAGTTGAGAGGTGAACGCAAATCGTGTCCGATAATTGCGAATAACTTATCTTTGGTAGCATTTACTTGTGTTAGTTTTTCTGCTTGGGTTTCTATTTCTTTTTTTTGAGCTAAAAGTTTCATATTCGCCCTTATTTTTGCTCGATTGTTACGATACAAGACAAATGCCAGTAGCCCCAGTATTGCTAAAATACCTAATACAGAGCCAAGTACAATTCTCTGGTTTTTATTTTCTTCCTCTTGTATTTTCTTATCTTTTTCCAATAATTCTATGGCTTGCTTGGTTTTTCGCAAAGCTATTTTTACCTCTATATCAGCCAAATGATTTGCATTGTCTTTATTGAGAATGCTGTCTTTGAAAGCCAAATGTTTTTTCTGAAAACTATACGCCTCTTCAAATTTGGAAAATTCTCCATAAAGTTCTGATATTAAAAGACTTGATTTGATTTTTACAATTCCCCAATTTGCTTTCATCGCAAAATCATAAGATTTTAAAGCATAGTCTAAGCTTTCTTTTTCCTTATGTAATTTTTCGTAACACTCTGCTATATAAAGATATATATAAGAGTTTAGTATTTGATTATTAACATCCTCCGAATATTTCAGGCTTCTAAACAAGTATTCAAGAGCTTCTTTATATTTTTCCTGTTTTAAATATATCTGTCCTATTCCATCTAAACTTTGTGCAAGAATTAATTTATTTTTATCTTTTTCTGCTATTTGGTTGGCTTTGAGATGATAACTCATAGCCTCTTTTAGTTTATTTTCTGAACTTAAGCTAAAACCCAAGGCATTATAAATTTCTGTAATGTGTATCATACACTCCAAAGGGTTTTTCTCTACAATTTCTTTGGCTTTCAAAAAATACGCTGTGGCTTTGGTATGATAATCTTGATTTCGATATAACAATCCTATGTTAAATAAATCTAAAGATTGCAATACAAAATCCTTATTATCAACCGATTCGACTGCTTTCAAAAAATACTCAATACTGATGGCATAACGATTTTGAACTCTGTAATAAAAATGTCCAATTAAATGAAAACATATACCCAAATCTTCGGAGTTTTTTACAGTGTCTTCTATTTCAGCGAGTTTTAAGCTATACTCTAATGCTTTTTGAGGCTGATTAAGTTTTTCTAAAATAGTAATACCATTCAAGAGAGAACTTACAACTCCCTGATGATGATTCTTTTTCTTATAGATTTCAAAAGCTTTTTGTTGATAATTTGAAGCCTTATCATATCCATTTTGCTGAATGTATAAATATGTTAAAACTTTGTATATTTCTGCTAATAGAACATCGTTTTTAGGTTCTTTTTCGTAAATAACTATACATTTTTCCAACGAATCTATGGCTATTTTTTTGTATTCTTTGGTTGAAGAGTAATTTCTGAATCCATCCCAAATTTTTTGAGCTTCTGTAAAAAGTTTAAGCTTTTGTAATATTTTAATGGCTTTCCAGTGGTAATAAAAACCTAACTCGTTTTTTTGGTGAAAAAAAGCTAAGTTTTGATAGTAAAGGCTTTCCCCTTTTAAGTACCTTGTTTTTTTAGTTATTTCTAATAGCTTTTCATTTGTTTGCAAAGCCAAGTTAAAATATCCGTTTGAAATATATTGCTGGCATAACCGATGTAACAAATTGATTTGACTTGTATCAACTTTTGTATTTTTTAATAATATTTTCAAACTATCTATTGGGTGTATAGATTGCCCTTGTAGTGTTGAGAAAAATAAAAGTGATAAAAATAATAGTGTTGTAGGTATTTTCATATTTGGTAAGCACAGCATTCAATAAACTTAATATAAAACAAACATATTGCCAAATACATCTGTAAAAATTTGCGTAATTCTTATCTAAATTGTTCATGAAAAACCGAATAATAAAAATCTTCTTGATTATAACTTCCATGTACATTCCATTATGTGGATTACTTTATTTTTTTCAAGAAAAACTCATTTTTTTTCCTCAAAAATTAGATAAGAGTTATCCATTTAAATTTGAACAAGAATTTGAAGAGTTAAACATAAAAGTACAAGATGGGAAAATATTAAATGGACTTTTATTTAAAGCTAACACTTCAAAAGGACTTATTTTTTATTTACACGGAAATGCAGGAAGTTTAAGCTCTTGGGGTAGTGTTGCCAAAACATATACAGATTTAAACTATGATGTTTTTATTCTTGATTACAGAGGCTATGGGAAAAGTGAGGGGAAAATAAACAGCCAAAAGCAACTTTTTCAAGATAATCAAATAGTGTACAACGAATTGAAAAAGAGATATAAAGAAGATGAAATAATCGTTTTAGGTTATTCTATTGGAACAGGGCTTGCCTCCAAACTTGCTTCTACCAATAATCCAAAGCTTTTAATTTTACAAGCACCCTATTATAGCCTAACAGACATGATGCAATACAACTTTCCATTTGTTCCAACTTTTATTTTGAAATACAAATTTTCGACAAATGAGTATCTGAAAAATTGTAAAATGCCTGTTGTGATGTTTCATGGAAACAAGGATGAGGTAATTTATTATGGTTCATCTTTGAAACTAAAAAATGAATTTAAACAACAAGATACTCTCATTACACTCAATGGACAAGGACATAATGGAATGACAGACAATGAAGATTATAAAACAGAATTGAAAAAAATATTAGTACGGTAAAAACGAACACAATAACGGATTCGGCAAACCTATTAGGGATTATTTCATAGAAGCATACTATACAAGTTTATGACAACTATTTTATTACTTCAGTTATTAGTTTCTTTTTTTGTAGGAGGCTCATTGATAACAATACTTTCCTTAATTGCAGAAAAGACCAGCCAACATATTTCAGGTATCATTATGATGTTCCCAACAACTTTGGTCTTAGGTTTTTTCTTTTTAGGACTTACAACAAATGCCAAAAATGTTTCAATGATTATCCCAGCTACCTTAATTCCTCTTGGTATTGTAATATTTTCCTCTGTAATCTATATTTATTGTTCTATTTTTTTTGCCAACTATATTAGGAGTAAAATTCCACAAATATTATGTTCTCTATCAATCAGTAGCATTATTTGGTTTGTATTAGTTTCTCCATTTGCTATTTATAAGTTTTCTAATATCTTGATTAGTATTGTTGGTTTCTTCATAATTATCACATTGACACATTTTATATTGAAGAGTAAAAATCATGAATTCAATTTGGATAGACCTAATTATACAAAAACACAAATATTTATTAGAGCAGTATTCACAGGAAGTATCATTGCAATAGTTGTTTTTTTAGGCAAAACATTAAATCCATTTTGGGGTGGTATTTTCACAATGTTTCCTGCTGCAACTTTTGCAACATTGGTAATTTTACATTTTTATTATCATCCAAAACAGCTTTTTTATTTTATGAAAAACGCCCCTTTAGGCTCGATTTCATTATTTATATATACCATTTCTGTTATGTTGTTGTTTCCTAAACTTGATATATGGTTAGGAACGCTGGTTTCCTATTGTATTTCTTTGACTTTTAGTTTACTATTAATTAGCTTTAAACTCAAACAACACAAAAATACTATCAAATAAGACTCCATCTCATGCTTCACAGATCTTTTCAACAAAGACTTTTATTTTACTTTATTCTTGCAATATTTTGTTGCATTATGCCTTTTATTTTAACAATGCTTTTAGTAATTGTAACAGAGCATAGAGAATTGGGAATGTCAGTTGCTGTTATTCCTTCTGTTATGCTTGTTCATTTCATTTTTTCAGGAATTTTCTTGCAAACAACTCGATTAGTGAAGTTTATTACTTCAATATTGACAACTTTATTTGCAATTATTGGACTGAAGTATTTATTACCCTTGGGAATAATTCATCATCTATTTGATATTTATGGTTTTTGGGACATTGTTATTATACATTTGGTAATAGCCATTATTATTTGGGAAATCGCCTATCAACTATTGATTAAATTTTTGAGACATTTTTGAAACATTCAATTATCAATTAAATTTTTCATTAAACCCTTTTTCAAATTCTTCTACCACTTTTACAATGGCTTCTTCAGTTTGGTGTCTTCGGGAGAAGTGAATAGGAATCGCTTTTTTCACGTGTGCTTTTTTAGCTACCTGCCCCGAAAGAAAAGCTGTACTATGATGATTTTTTTCAGCAAGTTCCAACTCTTCATGCAAATAATAGGCTTCTATATACAATTCATCAGCTTGTTTGCACAAATTGATAATCTTTTGATGGTTCTCTTCAGAAGCCAAATGATCCATCACAAAAGCTATTTTTGAGCCTTTTTTTTCTTCCAAATACACAAATAAGTCTTGAGCTTTATGCAAATTTCCTTCTATGAGTATCTCTTTTTCAGGATTTTGCTCTACAAAAGCTTGTTTCAAAGCCTTTATCCATTCTCCTTGTTTAAAAGGCAAATCCTTTTGAATACTGATTTTTGAGTGTTCTGTAAAACAATATGCAATACAAGGCGTTCTATGGTTTAGAATCGCATATTCTACACTAAAAACCTCATTTTCGTACAAATATTGCTCTTGTAAAATGCCTTTGTGTTCCAATTCCCATTTAGGTGTATGAAGCACATATACATCTATTTGGTTTTCAGATATTTCTCTTACTTCGTAATGCAAAGCCTCAGCAGCTTGTTCTTCAGAGAGCAGAATATCCCAGTTATAGCCCAAAAGCTTAGATTGTACATTTTTAGCTATTCCTTTGGGTCCACAAATCGTTACTTTTCGGTTTACTTGCAACTGATGCCTTAAGATTGTATCAAAATTGCAAAAATGGTCTATATGTGTATGGCTGATAAAAATCGCCTGAATGTTTTTTATATCACTGATAGTCAAATCAGAAGCTTGCCCACAATCGCATAAATAAGTGAAAGAGTGGTTGGGAATATTGAGTTGCAAACAAACATCTTCTTTCAATTTACTTTTTAAAATCGCCTGAATCATAGTTATATATGTTTGAGAAAGGTACAAATTTACACAAAGCCATACAAATAAAAAAACACGAGAAGCTTCTCGTGTTTTAAGTTTATTCACCTTGTGCTTTTTTCAGTTCAATTTCTATAAGCAAACAATTGTAAACCAAACCAATATGATTAAATTTTGCTTGTTGTAAAACCATTTCGGAATCTATCAAATCTCCTTGTTTTACAATTCCTTTTTTCCAACGGTCGTACATCAAATTGTAAGAACGTTGGGCTGCTTTTAACACTTTTTCCTGTGTTTGGAGTTGCAGACTTGTTTCCTGAAGTGTATTTTGAAGTGTCTGAATCTCTAAATTTACTTGTTTGATGGCAAAATTATAACGTTCTGAAGTTTGCTCAGACTCTAATTTAATTTGTGCCATTTTATTGTTTTGCCTAAATCCATTAAACAGAGG
It includes:
- a CDS encoding hydrolase, producing MKNRIIKIFLIITSMYIPLCGLLYFFQEKLIFFPQKLDKSYPFKFEQEFEELNIKVQDGKILNGLLFKANTSKGLIFYLHGNAGSLSSWGSVAKTYTDLNYDVFILDYRGYGKSEGKINSQKQLFQDNQIVYNELKKRYKEDEIIVLGYSIGTGLASKLASTNNPKLLILQAPYYSLTDMMQYNFPFVPTFILKYKFSTNEYLKNCKMPVVMFHGNKDEVIYYGSSLKLKNEFKQQDTLITLNGQGHNGMTDNEDYKTELKKILVR